The proteins below come from a single Chrysoperla carnea chromosome 1, inChrCarn1.1, whole genome shotgun sequence genomic window:
- the LOC123305667 gene encoding ADP-ribosylation factor-like protein 6 isoform X1: protein MGLFGKLAHFLGLKKREVHVLVIGLNNSGKSTVVNHFKSEEDRVTEIVPTVGFNVEKFQNQNLGFTAFDMSGHGRYRDLWEHYYKDCQGVIFVIDSSDRLRLVVVKDELDLLLQHPDIASRRIPILFFANKMDCKDALSSVKIASALALERIVDKPWHISASNAISGEGLNEGVEWLTQQIREGVLMRKAQ, encoded by the exons ATGggtttatttggaaaattagcACATTTTTTGGGTTTGAAGAAACGTGAAGTTCATGTTTTGGTTATTGGATTAAATAATAGCGGAAAAAGTACGGTGGTTAATCATTTTAAGAGTGAAGAAGATCGTGTTACGGAAATTGTTCCGACTGTTGGTTTCAATGTGGAAAAATTTCAGA ATCAAAACCTAGGTTTTACAGCATTTGATATGAGTGGCCATGGACGATATCGTGATTTATGGGAACATTATTACAAAGATTGTCAAGGTGTAATTTTCGTCATCGATTCCTCAGATCGACTCCGTTTAGTGGTCGTTAAAGATGAATTAGATCTATTATTACAACATCCAGATATAGCAAGTAGACGAAtaccaatattattttttgcaaataaaatggATTGTAAGGATGCATTAAGTAGCGTTAAAATTGCAAGTGCATTAGCACTAGAACGTATTGTGGATAAACCATGGCATATTAGTGCTAGTAATGCCATCAGTGGTGAAGGTTTGAACGAAGGTGTTGAATGGTTAACGCAACAAATCAGAGAGGGTGTACTGATGAGGAAAGCTCAATAG
- the LOC123305667 gene encoding ADP-ribosylation factor-like protein 6 isoform X2: MGLFGKLAHFLGLKKREVHVLVIGLNNSGKSTVVNHFKSEEDRVTEIVPTVGFNVEKFQSKSLKKFNLSFTAFDMSGHGRYRDLWEHYYKDCQGVIFVIDSSDRLRLVVVKDELDLLLQHPDIASRRIPILFFANKMDCKDALSSVKIASALALERIVDKPWHISASNAISGEGLNEGVEWLTQQIREGVLMRKAQ, from the exons ATGggtttatttggaaaattagcACATTTTTTGGGTTTGAAGAAACGTGAAGTTCATGTTTTGGTTATTGGATTAAATAATAGCGGAAAAAGTACGGTGGTTAATCATTTTAAGAGTGAAGAAGATCGTGTTACGGAAATTGTTCCGACTGTTGGTTTCAATGTGGAAAAATTTCAGAGTAAGTctctaaaaaagtttaatttaa GTTTTACAGCATTTGATATGAGTGGCCATGGACGATATCGTGATTTATGGGAACATTATTACAAAGATTGTCAAGGTGTAATTTTCGTCATCGATTCCTCAGATCGACTCCGTTTAGTGGTCGTTAAAGATGAATTAGATCTATTATTACAACATCCAGATATAGCAAGTAGACGAAtaccaatattattttttgcaaataaaatggATTGTAAGGATGCATTAAGTAGCGTTAAAATTGCAAGTGCATTAGCACTAGAACGTATTGTGGATAAACCATGGCATATTAGTGCTAGTAATGCCATCAGTGGTGAAGGTTTGAACGAAGGTGTTGAATGGTTAACGCAACAAATCAGAGAGGGTGTACTGATGAGGAAAGCTCAATAG